One Mycoavidus sp. B2-EB genomic region harbors:
- a CDS encoding accessory factor UbiK family protein — MMKPSELFQDLQTKISDLLKNSPVKDIEQNIKAMLTQGFAKLDLVTREEFEIQTQVLARTRAMVEELEQRIVQLERQLNSTQEN; from the coding sequence ATCATGAAACCTAGCGAACTCTTTCAAGACTTACAAACGAAAATTTCCGATTTACTTAAAAATTCACCCGTCAAAGATATTGAGCAAAATATAAAAGCGATGCTCACTCAAGGCTTTGCTAAACTAGACCTTGTCACACGCGAAGAGTTCGAGATTCAAACGCAAGTCCTTGCACGCACACGCGCTATGGTTGAAGAACTTGAACAACGGATTGTTCAGCTTGAGCGCCAACTCAATTCGACCCAAGAAAACTAA
- a CDS encoding ferritin-like domain-containing protein: MNMMLYPELYKSLEAVRWDMEKDIPWDRFDASLLTAEQAETIKMNAITEWAALPATEMFLRDNHHDSDFSAFMSIWFFEEQKHSLVLMEYLRRFRPELLPTEEELHAVRFPFDPAPPLETLMLHFCGEIRLNHWYRCAAAWHTEPVIQYIYETISRDEARHGGAYLRYMKKALAQSGDVARAAFAKIGVLMASARRTEKPLHPTNLHVNRALFPRDTVQSRLPDPEWLEHWLDAQIQFDGAWEGKVVDRILHNLSLIFERTFKTVQELNRYRKEIVLRLQAQNSDAGEAPQPA; the protein is encoded by the coding sequence ATGAACATGATGCTTTACCCCGAATTATATAAATCGCTGGAAGCCGTACGCTGGGACATGGAAAAAGACATTCCATGGGACCGTTTCGACGCGTCTTTATTGACCGCGGAGCAGGCTGAAACCATCAAAATGAATGCCATTACCGAGTGGGCGGCGCTGCCTGCAACCGAAATGTTCTTGCGTGATAACCACCATGATAGTGACTTTTCCGCATTCATGAGCATTTGGTTTTTTGAAGAGCAAAAGCATTCCTTGGTCTTGATGGAATACTTACGGCGTTTTCGCCCTGAATTATTACCTACGGAAGAAGAGCTCCATGCTGTGCGTTTTCCATTTGACCCAGCGCCTCCGTTAGAAACGCTGATGCTGCACTTTTGTGGTGAAATCCGCTTAAATCATTGGTATCGGTGCGCGGCTGCTTGGCATACCGAGCCCGTGATCCAATATATTTATGAAACTATTTCGCGCGATGAAGCAAGGCATGGCGGCGCATATTTGCGCTATATGAAAAAAGCACTGGCGCAATCCGGCGATGTTGCGCGTGCGGCGTTCGCTAAAATTGGCGTGCTTATGGCGTCGGCGCGGCGCACTGAGAAACCGTTGCACCCCACTAATTTACATGTGAATCGCGCTCTGTTTCCGCGTGACACAGTGCAATCACGTTTGCCTGATCCTGAATGGCTTGAGCATTGGTTGGATGCGCAAATCCAATTTGATGGTGCTTGGGAAGGCAAAGTCGTCGATCGAATTTTGCATAACTTGTCTCTTATTTTTGAGCGGACGTTTAAAACCGTGCAAGAATTAAACCGTTATCGCAAAGAAATAGTTTTACGCTTACAAGCCCAGAACAGCGATGCAGGTGAGGCTCCTCAACCCGCCTAA
- a CDS encoding homocysteine S-methyltransferase family protein — MSRTQVTRYTRGAALPALLAARILILDGAMGTMIQRYRLTEAQYRGERFAHFQHDIKGNNELLSLTQPALIRTIHEQYLAAGADIIETNTFGATHIAQADYQMEALATEMNLASAQLARAACDHYSRANQPRFVAGAIGPTPKTASISPEVNDPGARNITFDVLRDAYYQQAHALLTGGVDLFLVETIFDTLNAKAALFALDELFEATGETLPIIISGTVTDASGRILSGQTVEAFWNSLRHARPLAFGLNCALGAALMRPYIAELAKLCDCAVSCYPNAGLPNPMSETGFDETPEITARLLAEFAQAGLINLAGGCCGTTPEHIAAIAHAIQDLPARPYSSSA; from the coding sequence TTGTCTCGCACTCAAGTTACGCGCTATACACGTGGCGCTGCGCTGCCTGCGCTGTTGGCAGCGCGCATCCTTATTCTGGATGGTGCCATGGGCACTATGATCCAGCGCTATCGCCTAACTGAAGCACAGTACCGTGGCGAGCGTTTTGCTCATTTCCAACATGATATTAAGGGCAATAATGAACTGCTCTCACTCACGCAGCCCGCGCTTATCCGTACGATCCATGAGCAATATTTAGCTGCGGGCGCCGATATTATTGAAACCAATACTTTTGGCGCAACGCACATCGCCCAAGCGGATTACCAAATGGAAGCGCTGGCGACCGAAATGAATCTAGCCTCAGCCCAACTGGCACGGGCCGCCTGCGATCACTATAGTCGCGCGAATCAACCGCGTTTTGTCGCGGGTGCAATTGGCCCGACTCCTAAAACAGCGAGCATTTCTCCCGAAGTCAATGACCCAGGAGCACGCAATATTACCTTTGATGTGCTACGAGACGCCTATTATCAGCAAGCACATGCTCTTTTAACCGGCGGCGTCGATCTTTTTCTGGTGGAAACGATCTTCGATACACTCAATGCAAAAGCCGCACTTTTTGCACTTGATGAATTATTTGAGGCCACTGGAGAAACTTTGCCGATCATTATCTCCGGCACCGTCACAGATGCTTCTGGCCGTATTTTGTCCGGTCAAACCGTTGAAGCATTTTGGAATTCATTGCGTCATGCACGGCCTTTAGCTTTTGGCTTGAATTGCGCGCTGGGCGCAGCTCTGATGCGCCCTTATATTGCTGAACTGGCCAAATTGTGCGATTGTGCCGTGTCATGCTACCCCAACGCTGGGCTGCCCAATCCCATGAGCGAAACCGGCTTTGACGAAACACCCGAAATCACCGCCCGCCTACTCGCAGAATTTGCCCAAGCGGGCCTCATCAATCTCGCTGGCGGCTGCTGTGGCACCACGCCTGAACATATCGCTGCAATTGCCCATGCAATCCAGGATTTACCAGCGCGCCCCTATTCATCTTCAGCATAA
- a CDS encoding YifB family Mg chelatase-like AAA ATPase, with protein sequence MSLAVVRSRALTAASALEVTVEVHLANGLPAFSIVGLPELEVRESRERVRAALQNSGFTFPVRRITVNLAPADLPKQSGHFDLPIALGILAASEQLPAEALHPHEFAGELSLTGALRPMRGAFAIACGLAAQVAAHPPRPTPAEIYLPLECAAEAALAPHVTAFGAPDLRTLCAHLAGVLKPPLQPFKPIAPAAPAPLPDMAEIIGQNAAKRALEVAAAGGHHILLIGPPGSGKSMLAARLAGILPPMSDAEALASAALLSVSAIGFTPTQWRRRPFRAPHHSASAAALIGGGNPPRPGEITLAHHGVLFLDELPEFNRAALEMLREPLETHSITLSRASHQVEFPAACQLVAAMNPCPCGWFGDTKGRCHCSPENADRYWRKLSGPLLDRIDLHIEVCALTPAELAERTTLPSEASATIAARVSAARARQLTRQQQPNWLLTSREIDAMCRPDHAGEALLHQASSRFGWSARTYYRVLKVARTIADLADAKIPDASHIAEAIQYRRVCK encoded by the coding sequence ATGTCGCTTGCCGTGGTTCGCAGCCGCGCGCTCACAGCGGCGAGCGCGCTTGAAGTCACCGTCGAAGTCCATCTGGCGAATGGCTTGCCCGCATTTTCAATTGTTGGTTTACCCGAGCTTGAAGTTCGTGAAAGCCGAGAGCGGGTGCGCGCCGCGCTGCAAAACTCCGGTTTTACTTTTCCCGTACGCCGCATTACGGTCAATTTAGCGCCGGCTGACCTGCCAAAACAATCCGGCCATTTTGATCTACCCATTGCGCTAGGTATTTTGGCCGCTAGCGAGCAATTACCCGCCGAAGCGCTACACCCCCACGAATTTGCCGGCGAATTATCTCTTACCGGCGCTTTGCGGCCAATGCGCGGGGCTTTCGCCATTGCCTGCGGGCTGGCGGCCCAAGTCGCAGCTCATCCGCCGCGCCCAACCCCAGCGGAGATTTACCTACCGCTAGAGTGCGCCGCTGAGGCGGCGCTAGCGCCGCATGTTACGGCGTTCGGCGCGCCTGATCTACGTACCCTATGCGCTCATTTAGCCGGCGTGCTTAAGCCCCCGCTCCAACCGTTTAAACCGATTGCGCCGGCAGCCCCCGCCCCGTTACCCGATATGGCCGAAATTATCGGTCAAAACGCGGCTAAACGCGCGCTTGAAGTGGCCGCGGCGGGAGGCCATCATATTTTGTTAATCGGTCCACCAGGTTCCGGCAAATCGATGTTAGCCGCCCGTCTTGCAGGTATCTTGCCCCCTATGTCTGATGCCGAAGCACTGGCTTCTGCCGCTTTATTAAGCGTAAGCGCAATCGGCTTTACGCCAACGCAATGGCGGCGGCGGCCGTTTCGCGCGCCACACCATTCAGCTAGCGCGGCCGCCTTAATTGGCGGTGGCAATCCCCCCCGGCCAGGGGAAATTACGCTCGCACATCATGGGGTATTATTTCTGGACGAGTTACCGGAATTTAACCGGGCGGCACTTGAAATGCTACGAGAGCCCCTCGAAACCCACTCCATCACTCTTTCACGCGCTTCACATCAGGTTGAATTTCCTGCCGCTTGCCAATTAGTTGCAGCAATGAATCCTTGTCCCTGCGGCTGGTTTGGCGATACCAAAGGACGCTGCCATTGCTCACCCGAAAACGCTGACCGCTACTGGCGTAAATTATCCGGGCCACTATTGGATCGGATTGATCTACACATTGAGGTTTGCGCGCTGACTCCCGCCGAATTGGCCGAACGCACTACACTTCCATCCGAGGCCAGCGCCACCATAGCCGCCCGTGTCAGCGCCGCCCGCGCGCGGCAGCTGACCCGGCAACAACAGCCCAACTGGCTCTTAACGAGCCGTGAGATCGATGCAATGTGCCGGCCCGACCATGCGGGAGAAGCTTTATTGCATCAGGCAAGCTCCCGCTTTGGCTGGTCAGCGCGGACGTATTACCGAGTGCTTAAAGTGGCGCGCACGATTGCCGATCTAGCCGATGCTAAAATACCCGACGCCTCCCATATTGCTGAAGCCATTCAGTATCGGCGGGTGTGTAAATAA
- a CDS encoding TlpA disulfide reductase family protein — protein sequence MRIFQSHGSPHCRLITYIVASIIVTALGCAAWFTFNAAQRAPNVTFTLLSGQKISTEQLAGKVYLVNFWATSCPSCIQEMPTLVHAYNTFKDQGLEIIAVAMNYDTPSYVRNYSQTRQLPFKVALDDGSAAQQFDKIQLTPTTFVIDKGGRILKRYTGAPEPRELHQLLEAALRRNTQ from the coding sequence ATGCGTATTTTCCAGAGCCACGGCTCTCCTCACTGCCGACTGATCACGTATATCGTTGCATCGATCATCGTCACCGCCCTAGGCTGTGCCGCATGGTTTACATTCAATGCGGCACAGCGCGCGCCCAATGTGACGTTTACCCTTCTTTCAGGCCAAAAAATTTCAACCGAACAACTCGCTGGCAAAGTTTATCTGGTGAATTTTTGGGCCACGAGCTGCCCTAGCTGCATTCAAGAAATGCCCACGCTAGTGCACGCTTACAACACCTTCAAAGACCAAGGGCTTGAAATCATTGCGGTGGCCATGAACTACGATACGCCGAGCTATGTAAGAAATTACAGTCAAACACGCCAGTTGCCATTCAAAGTAGCGCTTGATGACGGCAGCGCCGCCCAGCAATTTGACAAGATTCAACTCACGCCTACGACTTTTGTGATTGATAAAGGTGGACGCATCTTGAAACGCTATACTGGCGCGCCAGAACCACGCGAATTACATCAATTACTCGAAGCGGCACTCAGGCGCAATACCCAATAA
- a CDS encoding DUF4172 domain-containing protein, translating to MKRLAQGKILGATRLLDTQLTREAIATILVEDGLTTSAIEGEKLDLDAVRSSVAQHLGLPTAGLPAPVRAIDGLIVMLMRRVATA from the coding sequence ATGAAGCGATTAGCCCAAGGCAAAATCTTAGGCGCCACACGTTTGCTGGATACCCAGCTAACCCGCGAAGCAATCGCCACGATCCTAGTTGAAGACGGTTTAACGACCAGCGCCATTGAAGGCGAAAAACTCGATTTGGATGCGGTCCGTTCATCGGTCGCTCAACATTTAGGCTTACCTACGGCTGGGCTACCTGCTCCAGTACGCGCTATTGACGGGCTCATCGTAATGCTAATGAGGCGAGTAGCGACGGCTTAA
- a CDS encoding P-II family nitrogen regulator produces MKWITAIIKPFKLDEVREALSEIGISGITVTEVKGFGRQKGHTELYRGAEYVIDFLPKVKIEIAVPKELVEQVIDAIEHAARTGKIGDGKIFVAPIEQAIRIRTGETGANAL; encoded by the coding sequence ATGAAGTGGATTACCGCAATCATCAAGCCATTTAAACTCGATGAAGTGCGTGAAGCCTTGTCAGAAATTGGTATTTCTGGAATTACTGTGACTGAAGTTAAGGGCTTTGGGCGACAGAAAGGGCATACGGAATTATATCGTGGCGCTGAATATGTCATTGATTTCTTGCCGAAAGTAAAAATTGAAATCGCAGTGCCGAAAGAGCTTGTTGAGCAAGTGATTGATGCGATTGAGCATGCTGCACGCACAGGAAAAATCGGTGATGGTAAGATTTTTGTGGCGCCAATCGAGCAAGCGATCCGAATTCGGACGGGCGAAACGGGCGCGAATGCTCTTTAA
- a CDS encoding DUF3567 domain-containing protein — MQMIYNSQNYCIVEFPAQVGSFALKTGGYEIVAKNLQRELFIDGAMAEQFRENVQKLIELQPSTDEIDDFLGQFDSLMTHPVVLH; from the coding sequence ATGCAAATGATTTATAACAGCCAAAATTATTGTATTGTCGAATTTCCAGCCCAAGTTGGCAGCTTTGCTCTAAAAACTGGAGGGTATGAAATAGTGGCGAAAAATCTACAACGGGAACTGTTTATTGATGGTGCTATGGCAGAACAATTCCGAGAAAATGTGCAAAAATTGATCGAGCTACAGCCCTCTACTGACGAAATAGACGATTTTCTTGGCCAATTCGATAGTTTAATGACACATCCGGTCGTTTTGCACTAA
- a CDS encoding Fic family protein, with translation MALAQDERVSMCFFSLSAQILRERTSYYTHLERTQKGGLEVTEWLTWFLTQIEAAATAAQHTITNTLAKARFWLYHQASGLNERQHKVLNRLLDAGAKGFEGGMNTRKYVSLTKTSRATAYRELSELVAKGCLTPTGKGGRSTSYEIIYPSNYGPHQPISAN, from the coding sequence ATGGCCTTAGCGCAAGATGAGCGGGTATCGATGTGCTTTTTTAGCCTATCGGCACAAATTTTGCGGGAACGTACAAGCTATTACACCCACCTTGAACGCACACAGAAAGGGGGGCTAGAGGTTACGGAATGGTTGACTTGGTTTTTAACCCAGATTGAAGCCGCTGCCACTGCGGCACAACACACCATAACCAATACCTTGGCTAAAGCGCGCTTCTGGCTCTATCATCAAGCAAGCGGCCTGAATGAACGTCAGCATAAAGTGCTTAACCGTTTATTAGACGCTGGCGCTAAAGGGTTTGAAGGAGGGATGAATACACGGAAGTATGTGAGTCTGACTAAAACCAGCCGCGCCACAGCATACCGCGAATTAAGCGAGTTAGTGGCGAAAGGTTGCCTTACTCCTACGGGCAAAGGGGGACGTAGCACCAGTTATGAAATCATCTATCCCAGCAACTACGGCCCCCATCAGCCCATCTCCGCAAACTGA